The region GGCCACGATCAGCTCGTGTTCCAAGTGCGGCATGTAGCTGGCCAGTGCCGATTCCGTGAAGGCGTTGTCGTCGTCCAGGAAGAGCAGGTGCGAGCCTTTGGCCAGAGGCAGCAGGTTGTCGCGGATGCGGTGCCCGAAATCGCCGTATTTGGGGAAATCAACGAAGCGCGCGGGCAGGTCCACATGCGGGCGGAGGCCCTTGAGCCCGTCGAAGCCCACCAGCCACTCCACCTGGCCAGGTGCAAGCAGCCCCAGGGCCTCCGCGTGGCGCGTCGCGGCCTCAAGGCTGCGCCCGGCCTGCTCCAGGGCCAGGGGCCTGTCGCCCCGGCTGGGCGTGATGACGCTGAAGATCGTGCTGGGGCGCATGGACCTCTCCTGCCTGGCAGCTTTACCAAATCGTCCGGGCTGCGTATATGGCGCGCTGCATGGGTCCGCGCACCTTCCCGGGCGGGCGGGCCAAACCACCACTGGAGACCAAGCGATGAAAGGCGTCTGGGACGATCTGGACAAGGAACGCGTCAGCCATGCCGTGCTCACGGCCTTCGGCTCTGACGAGTATCTGGAGCTGCTGGCCCGCATCAACAACGCCGACACCCCGGAAGAGGTGCGCCAGGCCCGCGCGGAACTGAAGGACATCATGGCCCTCTGGCGCCAGGAGTGCCCCGAGTACGCCTTCATGGTGGACTGCCTCTATCTTTTCTCGGAAAAGATGGAGATCTATCTGACCGCCTCGGAGCCTGCGTGAGCGCCGTCCCCGGTCCCGACGGCAGGCCGCGCTGCCCCTGGAGCCTGGGGCATCCGCTGCTGCTCGAATACCATGACGCAGAGTGGGGCGCGCCCCTGCGCGACGACCGGGTTCTCTTCGAACTGCTGATACTGGAGGGCTTCCAGGCCGGGCTCTCCTGGCTGACCATCCTCAAGCGCCGGGAGGGCTTCCGCCAGGCCTTCCAGGGATTCGCCCCCCAGGTGGTGGCGGGCTACAGCAAGGCGGACATGGAGCGGCTGATGGCCGACGCCGGCATCATCCGCAACCGCCTCAAGGTGGAGGCCGCACCGGTCAATGCCAGGGCCTTCATGAAGGTCCAGGCCAGCCACGGCAGCTTCGCCGATTATTTCTGGGGATTCGTGGACGGGCGTCCCGTGGTCAACGCCTGGAAGGAGATGTCCCAGGTGCCCGCCGTGACGCCCCTGGCCGAGAAAGTCAGCAAGGACATGAAGGCCAAGGGGTTCAAGTTCGTGGGGCCGGTGAGCGTCTACGCCTATTTGCAGTCGGCCGGGCTGGTCAACGACCACCTGGAAAGCTGCTTCCGCTTCGCGGAGACTACCGGGAAGGGCTGAAGCTACCTCCTGGCCGCCAACA is a window of Fundidesulfovibrio soli DNA encoding:
- a CDS encoding DNA-3-methyladenine glycosylase I, which gives rise to MSAVPGPDGRPRCPWSLGHPLLLEYHDAEWGAPLRDDRVLFELLILEGFQAGLSWLTILKRREGFRQAFQGFAPQVVAGYSKADMERLMADAGIIRNRLKVEAAPVNARAFMKVQASHGSFADYFWGFVDGRPVVNAWKEMSQVPAVTPLAEKVSKDMKAKGFKFVGPVSVYAYLQSAGLVNDHLESCFRFAETTGKG
- a CDS encoding glycosyl transferase, coding for MRPSTIFSVITPSRGDRPLALEQAGRSLEAATRHAEALGLLAPGQVEWLVGFDGLKGLRPHVDLPARFVDFPKYGDFGHRIRDNLLPLAKGSHLLFLDDDNAFTESALASYMPHLEHELIVARIDVSRAFPDVGLLPRPGPDSQVLRQCNVDTLCVCVARDLALTRGRGWTSEGGYQADFVNIRRYWRRARSVKVIEDVVGVYDAGRGLDAAGVSERQALLEPGD